From one Plasmodium malariae genome assembly, chromosome: 12 genomic stretch:
- the PmUG01_12072400 gene encoding conserved Plasmodium protein, unknown function — MMDKNSEPVGLKTKIDELEKILYKMSFETIENPSNNNDLKDSFYDKLFNEKKVIITEFLNSEKKKSYNHLENIKNNILKKINIINEKNEDIKNQSDILMADRNKNLCCIKNLETKIENIKKIIM, encoded by the exons atgaTGGACAAAAATTCGGAACCAGTTGGCTTAAAAACGAAA ATAGATGAacttgaaaaaattttatataagatGTCTTTTGAGACTATTGAAAACCCCTCGAATAATAACGATTTAAAAGATTCTTTCTATGATAAATTATTCAACGAAAAGAAAGTGATAATTActgaatttttaaatagcgaaaaaaaaaagtcataCAATCATCTTGAAAAcatcaaaaataatatccttaaaaaaattaatataataaatgaaaaaaatgaagatatcAAAAATCAATCAGATATTTTAATGGCtgatagaaataaaaatttgtgtTGTATCAAAAATTTGGAAAcgaaaattgaaaatattaaaaagatcATTATGTag
- the PmUG01_12072300 gene encoding shikimate dehydrogenase, putative: protein MNDIMSADNNIKCKNIVSIYTLRMYLNGFIIGYVFRHEINKKFYLHKNDNIIFHYIKTNVSSKTNNNNCKNSFFLMKNILYNHKKTSLNKMFLYVNSYNQNYQNILKFLQFSKLLNLKKNIQVSNFVAFRLSFWTCFCTLSCWQLNKNIENTIVSSMLSGFIASSFNKLVFREYQRVLIPSWFGCILR, encoded by the exons atgaatgataTTATGAGTgcagataataatataaaatgtaagaATATTGTATCAATTTATACCCTCCGTATGTACCTAAATGGTTTTATAATTGGTTACGTTTTTCGacatgaaataaataaaaagttttatttacataaaaatgataatatcatatttcattatataaaaacaaatgtCTCTTCAAAAACGAATAATAACAATTGTAAgaactcattttttttaatgaaaaatattttatataatcataaaaaaacaagTTTAAATAAGATGTTCTTATACGTCAATAGTTATAATCAGaattatcaaaatattttaaagtttCTCCAATTCTCTAAGCTATTaaacttgaaaaaaaatatacaagtATCGAACTTCGTCGCCTTTAGACTATCCTTCTGGACAT GTTTTTGCACCTTATCATGTTGGcagttaaataaaaacatagaAAATACCATAGTATCGTCAATGCTCTCAGGCTTTATAGCTTCATCGTTTAA CAAACTAGTTTTTAGAGAATACCAGAGGGTCCTTATTCCTAGCTGGTTTGGCTGTATCTTAAggtaa
- the PmUG01_12072100 gene encoding conserved Plasmodium protein, unknown function, with protein sequence MFKKINTFPLIGKIYKNHSKGKFSSLRLPNISLDINRILGFKNAINTIYENVNNSFNNETCFLAFNNCTIYNKKATNCNIRSRSNMENGNSSKIYRYRIISPANWSTCNSAVTHNGNIATNSVNNKSKKILLFSWLKTIRKKQYYNIIGKIGIKKRNAGMYWSFYVNKRKKIRKNRKTI encoded by the coding sequence atgtttaaaaaaataaacacatTTCCATTAATTGGGAAAATTTATAAGAATCATAGTAAGGGTAAATTTTCATCTCTACGATTACCGAATATTAGTTTGGACATTAATAGAATTTTGGGTTTTAAAAATGCTATAAATACTATATacgaaaatgtaaataactCGTTTAATAATGAAACATGTTTTTTAGCCTTCAATAATTGcacaatttataataaaaaggcTACAAACTGCAACATAAGAAGTAGGAGTAATATGGAAAATGGGAACAGCAGCAAAATTTACAGGTACAGAATAATTAGCCCTGCTAATTGGAGCACATGTAACAGTGCTGTAACACATAATGGAAATATCGCTACCAATTCGGTAAacaataaaagtaaaaaaattttgttatttagcTGGTTAAAAACTATTAGGAAGAAGcagtattataatattataggAAAAATtggtattaaaaaaaggaacgcGGGTATGTATTGGAGTTTTTATGtcaacaaaagaaaaaaaattagaaagaATAGAAAAACGATTTAA
- the PmUG01_12072000 gene encoding conserved Plasmodium protein, unknown function, with translation MEVEWNDETLNKFYSYLYSTVSYEKCLELEKDIRIETGTESRLTRNCDSCGNDHDKINISSFKFKKDEDDMLGEILDNEKDKENIKNSVATLTQRAFSIYTNVVTKAKSIGDNKINLKIDHFLRTDIFRLVFTKYIISNVKSKIKEIHCKNTKNIVSLANPLNIKEYDLNKINTDTMANLMNNNVGIQKNFVGKEYMKLIYDELVFIEYNNQFNEFSREYRNIRTDFYCWVYITSLDREKQKGLYKLLKELSLIPYELNKKANLSLQICTLFQFLYFSPNKSYLKKHSEGGYDNFDNGKKITCIYIPLIHSGNDLEIKIYRNECSNMNEMGKTITNHNNMNMPNNNDNIPLQVIKPESDSLIFLQTRNISYEVTKTKNKFFIVHLSIPGPLSSDRNM, from the coding sequence atGGAGGTGGAATGGAATGACGAAACACTTAACAAATTCTACAGTTATTTATACAGTACAGTTAGCTACGAAAAATGCTTGGAACTAGAAAAGGATATAAGAATAGAAACAGGCACAGAAAGTAGACTAACTAGGAATTGTGATTCATGTGGAAATGATCatgacaaaataaatataagttcATTCAAGTTTAAAAAGGATGAGGATGATATGTTAGGTGAAATATtagataatgaaaaagataaagaaaatataaaaaattctgTAGCTACTTTAACACAGAGagctttttctatttatactAATGTAGTAACTAAAGCAAAATCAATAGGAgacaacaaaataaatttaaaaatagatCATTTTTTAAGAACAGATATTTTTAGGCTTGTTTTTACAAAGTACATTATTTCTAATGTAAAGTccaaaattaaagaaatacattgtaagaatacaaaaaatatagtttcACTAGCAAAtcctttaaatataaaagaatatgacttaaataaaataaacacagACACAATGGcaaatttaatgaataataatgtagGTATTCAAAAGAACTTTGTAGGTAAAGAGTATATGAAACTAATATATGATGAGCTCGTGTttattgaatataataaCCAATTTAACGAATTTAGTAGagaatatagaaatattagaACTGATTTTTATTGTTGGGTTTATATAACAAGCTTAGATagagaaaaacaaaagggattatataaattattaaaagagTTATCACTAATTCCgtatgaattaaataaaaaagcaaatttatctttacaaatatgtacattatttcaatttttatatttctctcCGAATAAgtcttatttaaaaaagcatTCCGAAGGTGGATATGACAATTTCGATAACgggaaaaaaattacatgtatttatattccCCTAATACATTCAGGGAATGACttagaaattaaaatatacagaAATGAATGTTCTAATATGAATGAAATGGGAAAAACAATTActaatcataataatatgaacatgCCAAATAATAACGACAATATTCCTCTTCAAGTGATAAAACCTGAAAGTGATTCTCTCATTTTTTTGCAAACAAGAAATATCTCTTATGAGgttacaaaaacaaaaaataaatttttcatcGTCCACCTTTCAATTCCAGGTCCCCTTTCGTCAGACAGAAATATGTAA
- the PmUG01_12072200 gene encoding fructose 1,6-bisphosphate aldolase, putative: MASSADYKNAPLNLPIDVAKELTTTAKKLVEAGKGILAADESTQTIKKRFDNIQIENTVENRASYRDLLFGAKGLGKFISGAILFEETLFQKNEAGVPLVNLLHNEGIIPGIKVDKGLVSIPCTDDEKSTQGLDGLADRCKEYYKGGARFAKWRAVLVIDTAKGKPTDLSIKETAWGLARYASICQQNRLVPIVEPEILADGPHSIEVCATVTQKVLACVFKALNEHGVLLEGALLKPNMVTAGYDCTEKTNTKDIGFFTVQSLRRTVPPALPGVVFLSGGQSEEEASVNLNSINALGPHPWALTFSYGRALQASVLNAWKGKKENVAKAREVLLKRAEANSLATYGKYKGGAGDASAGASLYEKKYVY; the protein is encoded by the exons ATG GCATCAAGCGCAGACTATAAGAATGCACCTCTTAATCTACCAATAGATGTTGCTAAAGAATTAACAACAACAGCAAAGAAACTTGTTGAAGCAGGAAAGGGAATTTTAGCAGCTGATGAATCTACCCAAACAATTAAGAAGCGATTTGATAACATACAAATAGAAAACACTGTTGAAAATAGAGCTAGCTATAGAGACTTATTATTCGGTGCCAAGGGATTAGGTAAATTTATATCAGGTGCGATTTTGTTTGAAGAAAccttatttcaaaaaaatgaagcgGGAGTTCCATTAgtaaatttattacataatgaAGGAATAATACCAGGAATAAAAGTTGATAAAGGTTTAGTATCCATTCCATGTACAGATGATGAAAAATCAACACAAGGATTAGATGGGTTAGCAGATAGATgtaaagaatattataaaggTGGAGCAAGGTTTGCTAAATGGAGAGCTGTTTTAGTAATTGACACTGCAAAAGGAAAGCCTACTGATTTATCTATTAAGGAAACGGCATGGGGGTTAGCTAGATATGCATCTATATGCCAACAAAATAGACTTGTACCCATAGTTGAACCTGAGATATTAGCTGATGGTCCACATTCAATAGAAGTATGTGCTACTGTAACACAAAAAGTTTTAGCATGTGTTTTTAAGGCGTTAAATGAACATGGTGTATTATTAGAAGGAGCATTATTAAAACCAAATATGGTAACAGCAGGATATGATTGTACTGAAAAAACGAATACAAAAGATATTGGCTTTTTTACAGTACAATCATTAAGGAGGACAGTACCACCAGCATTACCAGGAGTTGTATTTTTATCTGGAGGACAATCAGAAGAAGAAGCATCTGTTAATTTAAATTCCATTAATGCTTTAGGACCTCACCCATGGGCTTTAACCTTTTCCTATGGTAGAGCATTACAAGCCTCGGTTTTAAATGCatggaaaggaaaaaaagaaaatgttgCAAAAGCAAGGGAAGTTCTATTAAAAAGGGCTGAAGCTAACTCCTTGGCTACATATGGAAAATACAAAGGAGGTGCAGGTGATGCCAGTGCTGGTGCGTCACTTTACGAAAAGAAATATGTCTACTAA
- the PmUG01_12071900 gene encoding histidine--tRNA ligase, putative has translation MSISVYKNKIFNTRDVLEVSIYGRNLKLEPSSFKDCVYKLNDNKINIQELEKVDGSHGVVTEVCSKDKEKNEEVRGVKMMNSLCYNMDELKCLYFFFLINILRFKNNLDINLIRNVCSSINNTTYCSSNIIFKENDMYSVTLKKFFISNLKQCGKVEYNMSHFKSSINVVIEKCSMLFLNTHKTYSLCKYLTCCLCNILELFNINCDVLFKNTFNNNVNNSNIHSINDIISKIKWMIHDSKIEKDKELSKNFSSNIMLFVYAQSKLTDDCNYIMTLINQNFKNSLDDNKHEYTEEMNSISIYINILCRGINENLYILTKNILDIATKIVPLFVNNLHDFITSNEVITNDHADLKKPPTSGFVVVYNDNNCNNNDRGNNSNSGNNTMVGVNSLKIYLTELYEEKYLRSVEKKFVNISYSNEFHKLKDMNIVFNELLILLTDIIMHMNILYDIKAYNKALAHILKNKKVSGCVHNIGIGCLEFKNFLYSLISPNGKSKLNIYNEKDKLVLMKDNKIVSNHLFNILSEHFIPYKFVDDISEILIQKNINFNLKVPKGAKDFTGEDMQLRNIFFDFIKRKFLIHGAVEIDTPIFELKETLMDKYGEDSKLIFDLKDQGGENLSLRYDLTVPLYRFVNTNNVNALKRFHIGKVYRRDEPSMNRGRFREFYQCDFDIVGKYDTLRTDFHILFIFWDILNNLKNVIGNFNCKVNHRKILEYMLLSCNIHKDKVKTISSSIDKLDKITFQQFRDELLNEKGIPVESVDKIEAYISKTLSLSPFLVIEFLRNDLNESTFDQCYKNEINVVINHLENIFELLKRFNMINHFTLDLSLARGLDYYTGIIFEFVLLSETGLGSIAAGGRYDYLIRNRRKEYIPSVGASIGIERIIAIAEDKVKEKILTPEEANSRNDSSHCKGTAQNKDTLNEGISGTNNNSMICNVVTTSSSSSKYKLKDNSIEVLICHAKKDSFTETIELCKKLWDQNICTEFIYVQDQKIQKQLIYALEKQIPLVVIIGDEIEKGIIKLRELTLDKDRSFGEKEISLNDCVNEVKNYFKHNLTWKQNVMNILFERTKE, from the coding sequence ATGAGCAtaagtgtatataaaaataaaatctttAATACTAGGGATGTTTTGGAAGTAAGCATATATGGAAGGAACTTAAAATTGGAACCCTCTAGTTTTAAGGACTgtgtttataaattaaacgacaataaaataaatatacaagaaTTAGAAAAAGTGGATGGATCACATGGTGTTGTTACGGAAGTGTGTTcaaaagataaagaaaagaatgaGGAAGTAAGAGGTGTTAAGATGATGAACTCTTTATGTTATAATATGGATGAACTAAaatgcttatatttttttttcctaatcaatatattaagatttaaaaataatttagatataaatttaataagaaATGTTTGTAGTTCTATAAACAATACGACATATTGTTCttctaatataatttttaaggaAAACGATATGTATAGtgtaacattaaaaaaattttttatttcaaatttaAAACAATGTGGTAAGGTAGAATATAATATGAGTCATTTTAAGTCTTCTATAAATGTCGTTATTGAAAAATGTAGCATGTTATTTCTGAATACACATAAAACGTATtctttatgtaaatatttaacatgttgtttatgtaatattctggagttatttaatattaattgtgATGTCTTATTTAagaatacatttaataacaatgtaaataatagtaacataCATTcaataaatgatataatatcGAAAATTAAGTGGATGATTCACGATTCGAAAATTGAAAAAGACAAGGAACTTTCTAAAAATTTCAGTTCAAATATCATGTTATTTGTTTATGCACAAAGTAAGTTAACGGATGActgtaattatattatgacCTTAATTAATCAGaactttaaaaatagttTAGATGATAATAAACATGAATATACGGAAGAAATGAATtcaataagtatatatattaatattttatgtagaGGTATCAATGAAaacttatatattcttaCAAAAAACATTCTAGATATTGCAACTAAAATTGTACctttatttgttaataatttgcATGATTTTATCACATCCAATGAGGTAATTACGAATGACCACGCCGATTTGAAGAAGCCTCCCACTAGCGGTTTTGTCGTCGtgtataatgataataattgtaataataatgacaggggtaataatagtaacagcGGTAATAATACTATGGTGGGAGTGAACAGCTTGAAGATCTACCTTACCGaattatatgaagaaaaatatcTGAGGAGTGTTGAGAAAAAGTTTGTAAACATCTCATATTCAAACGAATTTCATAAACTGAAAGATATGAATATAGTATTCAACGAGCtgttaattcttttaacAGATATAATTATGCACATGAACATCTTGTATGATATAAAAGCATATAACAAAGCTTTAGCTCATATTCtgaagaataaaaaagtgTCTGGTTGTGTTCATAATATTGGTATTGGATGTcttgaatttaaaaattttctctATTCACTTATCTCACCTAATGGTaaatcaaaattaaatatatataatgaaaaagacaAACTAGTATTAATGAAAGATAACAAAATTGTGAGTAATCACCTTTTTAATATCCTTAGTGAACATTTTATACCTTACAAATTTGTGGATGATATAAGTGAAATACTAAttcagaaaaatataaactttaATTTGAAAGTGCCAAAAGGGGCAAAGGATTTTACAGGAGAAGATATGCagttaagaaatatatttttcgatttcattaaaaggaaatttttaatacaCGGTGCAGTAGAAATAGATACACCTATATTTGAATTAAAAGAAACATTGATGGACAAATATGGAGAAGATTCCAAATTAATATTTGATCTAAAGGATCAGGGTGGAGAAAACTTATCCTTAAGATATGATTTAACTGTTCCTTTATATCGTTTTGTTAATACGAATAATGTAAATGCTTTAAAAAGATTTCATATAGGAAAAGTATATAGAAGGGATGAACCAAGTATGAATAGAGGTAGATTTCGAGAGTTTTATCAATGTGATTTTGACATAGTAGGAAAATATGATACGCTTCGTACCGactttcatattttatttatcttttgggatatattaaataatttaaaaaatgttataggtaattttaattgtaaaGTTAACCACAGAAAAATATTGGAATATATGCTCCTCTCTTGTAATATTCATAAAGATAAAGTTAAAACTATATCAAGCAGTATAGACAAATTAGACAAAATAACATTTCAGCAATTTAGGGACGAGTTactaaatgaaaaaggaatCCCTGTAGAATCTGTGGATAAAATTGAAGCATACATTTCAAAAACGTTAAGTTTATCTCCATTCTTAGTTATTGAATTTTTGAGAAATGATTTAAATGAATCTACTTTTGATCAATGTTATAAGAATGAAATCAATGTAGTGATAAATCATTTAGAAAACATTTTTGAATTGCTTAAACGTTTTAACATGATTAATCATTTTACATTAGATTTGTCATTAGCCAGAGGTTTAGATTATTATACTGGAATCATATTTGAATTTGTTCTTCTTTCAGAAACAGGATTAGGTAGTATCGCCGCAGGGGGGAGGTATGATTATCTCATAAGAAACAGAAGAAAAGAATACATACCGTCTGTTGGTGCTTCTATCGGGATAGAACGAATAATAGCCATTGCCGAGGATAAGGTAAAGGAGAAAATTCTTACCCCAGAGGAAGCTAATAGCAGAAATGATAGTAGCCATTGTAAAGGTACAGCACAAAATAAGGATACACTCAATGAAGGTATTAGCGGAACAAATAACAATTCAATGATATGTAATGTTGTCACGACTAGTAGCAGCTCATCGAAGTATAAGCTCAAAGACAATTCAATTGAAGTTCTTATATGTCATGCAAAGAAAGACAGTTTTACGGAAACCATTGAGTTGTGCAAAAAATTATGGGATCAAAATATTTGTAcggaatttatatatgtgcagGATCAAAAAATACAGAAGCAACTGATTTATGCTttagaaaaacaaatacCGCTTGTTGTCATTATCGGTGATGAAATTGAAAAgggaattataaaattacgAGAACTTACTTTAGATAAGGACAGATCATTtggagaaaaagaaataagtCTAAATGATTGTGTcaatgaagtaaaaaattatttcaagcATAATTTAACGTGGAAACAGAATGTTATGAATATCCTATTTGAGAGAACGaaagaataa